From the genome of Shewanella sp. Choline-02u-19, one region includes:
- the aceF gene encoding pyruvate dehydrogenase complex dihydrolipoyllysine-residue acetyltransferase: MAELKEVLVPDIGGDDVQIIEICVAVGDTLAAEESIITVESDKATMDIPAPFAGVLSELKVAVGDTVSEGTLIAMMSTAASAAPAVEVSAPAPVAAAVAAPAPVAAPATPVAGGTKIIDVMVPDIGDASDVEIIEVLVAVGDKIDVDTGLITLETDKATMEVPAPSAGIVKALKVTLGDKVSMGSLVLTLEVGDAAPAASAPAVEAPVATTVAVSSVQEIAVPDIGDAADVDVIEVLVAIGDEVTLDQGLITLETDKATMEVPAPVAGKLVGLTVKIGDKVSQGSVIATIEAVSTAPVAAAPAASAPAPVAVAPAPAVSKPPVPHHPSAGSQPKTGAVHASPAVRRLAREFGADLTQVTGSGRKGRILKEDVQAFIKYELSRPKASAATAVAGGAGGLNVIAAPKVDFAKFGEVEEVPLSRIQKISGPNLHRNWVTIPHVTQFDEADITEMEAFRKDQNAIAAKKKADYKITPLVFMMKAVAKALAEFPVFNSSLSADGESLIKKKYFHIGVAVDTPNGLMVPVVRDVDKKGIIELSRELMDISLRARDGKLKSADMQGSCFTISSLGGIGGTAFTPIVNYPDVAILGVSKSEIKPKWNGKDFEPKLMLPLSLSYDHRVIDGAMAARFSVMLSTVLSDIRTLIL; the protein is encoded by the coding sequence ATGGCTGAATTAAAAGAAGTTTTGGTTCCTGATATCGGTGGTGATGACGTTCAGATTATCGAAATCTGTGTTGCTGTAGGCGATACGCTCGCAGCAGAAGAATCAATTATCACGGTTGAAAGCGACAAAGCGACCATGGATATTCCTGCACCTTTTGCTGGCGTATTAAGCGAGCTTAAAGTGGCAGTAGGCGATACCGTATCAGAAGGTACTTTGATTGCGATGATGTCTACCGCAGCAAGTGCAGCACCGGCAGTTGAAGTATCGGCTCCAGCGCCAGTCGCTGCAGCAGTTGCGGCTCCGGCTCCAGTAGCTGCACCTGCTACTCCGGTTGCGGGTGGTACTAAAATTATTGACGTGATGGTTCCTGATATCGGTGATGCAAGCGATGTTGAGATTATCGAAGTCTTAGTGGCTGTTGGTGACAAGATTGATGTTGACACCGGCTTGATTACTTTAGAGACAGATAAAGCGACCATGGAGGTGCCTGCACCTTCAGCGGGTATCGTTAAAGCACTTAAAGTGACCTTGGGTGACAAGGTCTCGATGGGGTCTTTAGTACTGACACTAGAAGTTGGTGATGCCGCTCCGGCAGCATCAGCTCCAGCGGTTGAGGCTCCTGTAGCCACGACTGTTGCCGTTAGCTCTGTGCAAGAGATTGCAGTACCAGATATTGGTGATGCAGCAGATGTCGACGTGATTGAAGTTCTGGTTGCCATTGGCGATGAAGTGACGCTCGATCAAGGTCTAATCACGCTTGAGACAGACAAAGCGACCATGGAAGTGCCTGCACCTGTTGCCGGTAAACTGGTTGGCCTGACGGTTAAAATCGGTGACAAGGTATCTCAAGGTAGCGTGATTGCGACCATTGAAGCGGTTTCTACCGCGCCAGTTGCCGCTGCTCCTGCAGCAAGTGCTCCGGCTCCAGTGGCAGTCGCTCCTGCTCCTGCAGTAAGCAAGCCACCCGTTCCGCATCACCCAAGTGCAGGTAGTCAACCTAAAACAGGTGCTGTACATGCTTCACCTGCAGTGCGCCGTTTAGCACGTGAATTTGGTGCTGACTTAACTCAGGTGACAGGTTCGGGTCGTAAAGGTCGTATTCTGAAAGAAGACGTTCAAGCGTTCATCAAGTATGAGCTCAGTCGTCCTAAAGCATCGGCCGCTACTGCTGTAGCGGGTGGCGCTGGCGGATTAAACGTGATTGCTGCACCTAAAGTTGATTTCGCTAAGTTTGGCGAAGTTGAAGAAGTGCCGTTAAGTCGTATTCAGAAAATATCCGGTCCTAATTTGCATCGTAACTGGGTGACTATTCCCCATGTGACGCAGTTTGATGAAGCCGATATCACTGAAATGGAAGCATTCCGTAAAGATCAAAACGCGATTGCTGCGAAGAAGAAAGCGGATTATAAGATCACGCCTTTAGTCTTCATGATGAAAGCGGTTGCTAAAGCGCTAGCTGAGTTCCCAGTATTTAACTCAAGCCTAAGTGCTGATGGCGAGTCGTTGATCAAGAAGAAGTACTTCCATATTGGTGTTGCGGTTGATACGCCGAACGGTCTTATGGTGCCAGTGGTGCGTGATGTCGATAAGAAAGGCATTATTGAACTTTCACGTGAGCTGATGGACATCTCACTCCGTGCGCGTGACGGCAAGCTTAAGTCTGCTGATATGCAAGGTAGCTGTTTCACTATTTCAAGCCTTGGTGGCATTGGTGGTACGGCATTTACGCCTATCGTTAACTACCCTGACGTGGCCATTTTAGGTGTGTCTAAATCTGAAATAAAGCCGAAGTGGAACGGTAAAGACTTCGAACCTAAGTTAATGTTGCCGTTGTCATTATCTTACGATCACCGAGTTATTGATGGCGCGATGGCGGCACGATTCAGCGTCATGCTTTCAACCGTCCTCAGTGATATTCGCACGCTTATTTTGTAA